The DNA sequence GGGCGGCTCCATGATGGGCTTCCAGATCAGCGGGGCAAAGGAGCTGTTGGAGCTGGTATCGGTGCCGGTCCACGCCCAGCGGGACGAGGCCGGATTCATCGCCGAGGTGACGGGCTTAGGCGACGACGAGATTGTCGGACACGACAGCGGCGACGTTGTGTCGGTCGGAGCGATCGACATCGAGCTCATCCATACCCCGGGCCACACGCCGGGCAGTCAGTGCTTTCTGGTCGACGGGCGCCTAGTGGCCGGCGACACGTTGTTTCTGGAGGGCTGTGGTCGGACCGACCTCCCCGGTGGGGATCCGGCCGCCCTTTACCACAGCCTCCATCACCGCTTGGCCAAGGTCCCCGACGACGCCGTGCTGTATCCCGGCCACCTGTACTCGCCCCAGCCGTCGGCGCCAATGGGCGACACCCGCCGGGACAACTTCGTGTTCATGCCCCGCTCCGAGGAGCAGTGGCTGGCCATGTTCGGCGGCTGACTACAACCGGCCCCAACCACGAGTGGAGGATTCCCATGTTTCGAGCCTTGCGAGTCGACCGGACCGAGGACGGTTTTCAATGGGCCGTCGTTGATCTGACTGACGACGACCTCCCAGAGGGCGACGTCCTGGTCGACGTCGAGTACTCCACGGTCAACTACAAGGACGGCCTAGCCGTTACCGACACAGCTCCCGTGTTGCGGAACTTCCCCATGGTTCCCGGCATCGACTTGGCTGGCACGGTGTCGGCTTCCGACGATCCGGAAGTGTCGGTCGGGCAGCGGGTGGTCGTGAACGGCTGGGGGATTGGTGAGGAAACCTGGGGTGGGTTCGCCCAGCGGGCCCGGGTCCGCGGCGGGTGGACGGTCCTCCTCCCGGACGGCATCGGATCGGCAGAAGCCATGGCCATCGGGACGGCCGGCTACACGGCCATGCTCTGCGTCCTGGCCCTCGAGGATCACGACGTCACACCGGAGGCCGGTCCGGTGCTGGTCACCGGAGCCGCCGGAGGCGTGGGCAGCGTGGCCGTGGCCGTGCTGGCCGCCCGTGGCTACGAGGTACACGCCTCGACGGGCCGTCCCGAGGAGGCCGACTACCTGGTCGGCCTCGGAGCATCGGAGATCGTGGACCGGACTGAGCTTTCAGAAACCGGTGGGCGCCCGCTGGCCCGAGCCCGGTGGGCGGGGGCCGTGGACGCCGTGGGGAGTCACACGCTGGCCAACGTCCTGTCCCAGATCCGACCAGAGGGCTGCGTGGCGGCCTGTGGCAACGCCCAGGGCACCGACCTGACCACCACGGTCTTCCCGTTCATCCTTCGAGGGGTCACCCTCCGTGGCGTGCACTCGGTACACGTACCGCGACCTCGGCGACTCGAGGCCTGGCGTCGCCTGGACGAGGACCTGGATCGGGATCTGCTGGCTTCTATGACCCGGACAGTCGGCCTAGATGACGTGCCGGCGGTGGCTGCCGAGATCTTGGCCGGGCGAGTGCGCGGCCGGGTTGTGGTCGACGTCCACGCATAGGCCGACGGGAGGGCGACCGGTGCGGCTTGGCTTGGGGATCGATGTCTGGTCTGAACAACGTATCGAACTGCCTCTACGCCGGATCCTGCTGGCCGAGCGCCTGGGCTTCGACTCGGTGTGGACGGCGGAGATCTATGGAGCCGATGCCATCACCCCTCTCGCCTTCTTAGCTGCCCACACCCGCTACCTCCGGTTGGGCAGCGCTGCGGCTCAAGTCCCGGCGCGACCACCAACCACCACGGCCATGCAGTTCGGCACGTTGGAGGCTCTGGCCCCTGGTCGGGTGGTATGCGGCTTGGGTCTCTCGGGGCCCCGAGTGGCCGAGGGGTGGTACGGCCAGCCGTGGGGTAGTCCGAACCAGCGGCTCCGGGACTACGTGGCCATCGTCCGACAGGCGTTCCGCCGGGAGGGCCCGGTAGCCCACGACGGCCCGGAGCTGTCCCTGCCCTACACAGGGCCCGGTTCGGTGGGGGCCGGTCGACCCCTAACCTCGATCCTGCACATGAATCCGGACATCCCGATTTTCTTGGCTACCGGCGGTCCGGCCAACGTGCGGCTGACGGCCGAGGTGGCCGACGGCTGGCTGCCCCTCGGCTACACGCCGGGTAGCGCCCATCTCTACGAGGAGGACCTGGCGGAAGGCCTACGGCGGGGTGGTCGGTCCATGGACGATTTGGAGGTACAGACCGGGGCGATGTTGCACCTGACTGACGACGTGGGAGCAGCCCTGGACGCCGTCCGACCGGGGGTAGCCATGCGGGTCGGCGGCTACGGGACGGCCTCCCATAATTTCCACCGCGACGCCATGGTGCGACGGGGGTTCGGCGAGGCGGCCGACCGGATCGTCGAGCTGTTTGTTGCGGGCCATCGCGAGGAGGCGGCTGCTGCGGTTCCCGACGACTACCTGGACGACGGTGCCCTGGTCGGGTCCCGCCGTCGTATCGCCGAACGGTTCGAACAGTGGTGCTCTACGGCGACCACCGGGCTTACCGTGCGCCCGTCGACGGTCGACGAGATGGAGCTGGTAGTCGAGTTGGCCGGGTGTGAGCCACGGTCTGACGTGGAGGTCCCGCCGGGTCCAACCTTCTGAGGTTGACTGCTGCCGCCGGGTCCGGCCCGCTGGGTGGTGCGCGAGGAGGGACTTGAACCCTCACGTCCTTGCGGACACAGGAACCTGAATCCTGCGCGTCTGCCAATTCCGCCACTCGCGCGAGCAGCGTCGGGAAGGCTAACGGGATCCGAGGTAATGAGGCACGGCACCCGGTGGGCGCCGGGACCGCCCGGAGGTCGACCGGTAGCATCGTCGGCACCGTGGGTGCCGTCTTTCCCCTTCTCGTCGGGCCGAGCGGCCCCCGGCCAGTACCAGGGGCCCTGTGATGGCCATCCGGCGGTCCCGTCGACCCCGGTCCGTGCGCCTGGAGGCCGGAACGGCCACCCACACAGGCCGGATCCGGACGTCCAACCAGGACGCTGTGGGCATGGTCGACGACCTGTTTGTGGTGGCCGACGGCATGGGGGGCCACCGGGGGGGCGAGGTGGCCGCCGCCGAGGCAGTCGGCGTCCTGATGGTCGGCCTGGAGCGTTCCGACCGGGCGGGCCTAGTAGCCGCCGTACGTGCTGCCAACCGG is a window from the Acidimicrobiales bacterium genome containing:
- a CDS encoding oxidoreductase, coding for MFRALRVDRTEDGFQWAVVDLTDDDLPEGDVLVDVEYSTVNYKDGLAVTDTAPVLRNFPMVPGIDLAGTVSASDDPEVSVGQRVVVNGWGIGEETWGGFAQRARVRGGWTVLLPDGIGSAEAMAIGTAGYTAMLCVLALEDHDVTPEAGPVLVTGAAGGVGSVAVAVLAARGYEVHASTGRPEEADYLVGLGASEIVDRTELSETGGRPLARARWAGAVDAVGSHTLANVLSQIRPEGCVAACGNAQGTDLTTTVFPFILRGVTLRGVHSVHVPRPRRLEAWRRLDEDLDRDLLASMTRTVGLDDVPAVAAEILAGRVRGRVVVDVHA
- a CDS encoding MBL fold metallo-hydrolase, translating into GGSMMGFQISGAKELLELVSVPVHAQRDEAGFIAEVTGLGDDEIVGHDSGDVVSVGAIDIELIHTPGHTPGSQCFLVDGRLVAGDTLFLEGCGRTDLPGGDPAALYHSLHHRLAKVPDDAVLYPGHLYSPQPSAPMGDTRRDNFVFMPRSEEQWLAMFGG
- a CDS encoding LLM class flavin-dependent oxidoreductase — its product is MRLGLGIDVWSEQRIELPLRRILLAERLGFDSVWTAEIYGADAITPLAFLAAHTRYLRLGSAAAQVPARPPTTTAMQFGTLEALAPGRVVCGLGLSGPRVAEGWYGQPWGSPNQRLRDYVAIVRQAFRREGPVAHDGPELSLPYTGPGSVGAGRPLTSILHMNPDIPIFLATGGPANVRLTAEVADGWLPLGYTPGSAHLYEEDLAEGLRRGGRSMDDLEVQTGAMLHLTDDVGAALDAVRPGVAMRVGGYGTASHNFHRDAMVRRGFGEAADRIVELFVAGHREEAAAAVPDDYLDDGALVGSRRRIAERFEQWCSTATTGLTVRPSTVDEMELVVELAGCEPRSDVEVPPGPTF